A single Ascochyta rabiei chromosome 4, complete sequence DNA region contains:
- a CDS encoding Gluconate transport-inducing protein required for gluconate-H+ symport — protein MQTSRHLPNHGKASSLPTSHGNRAYTVSYQILDAPGILNHPSEPRYTGPPATELDWPTYQDLAPSSSLMLQGIRASSLAMPPFGHDMSIGGVSKVENYGDGWAWPQQPTTHQPTYNSMFDPSIYANTNFTPHLQPPSRVQPRHHPIATSHVLSTGTSTPPPPRHQVTGSMVKAQPAFKPTWQGFLDTTKDAMTVVEAALQGRLNHISRRPHDKERAEMLTSGTVLVYEENASGIKRWTDAVHWSPSRVMNNCLIYRQLVRALKPEEKKTALNPSCGSKRKRKESAGPSITKTGDNVNNSDDEYDNPSLEGSLPGEGDSVGKVYANFAQSLSPDQQRRFCGSLIDSYEFKEGGLMKKTISVKYQGTHHHVISYYSLEDVVSGKLQRPFQDPRLEHIQPRPELLTGWKVSLEDEETKDMPLVAGYSQHIQPSHVQHHAITAVTQAVGPHGIIQAHGPPHLQVPEYWHGGHVQHYAQSHHSPQHYASPQSGASQTAPAHPYQYPAHPTPTHQYVQPSSPQPYPSPQSSNQSYPAPVTASQQYAPHAQPSRHYSIDQQHTALRPHYPPQVAAPPYAASQHSQPTPPPAVSQYTVPTAPSFDVQVSVPQGATSPQQPPPGLAQQHDPQRRASAPVALQSYTQPQYHPAPPHPAAYYVEDAKYPPHTQHGY, from the coding sequence ATGCAAACGTCGCGACATCTTCCTAACCATGGCAAAGCTTCCTCCCTGCCAACCTCCCATGGTAACCGAGCGTACACAGTCTCCTATCAGATTCTTGATGCACCAGGAATCCTCAATCATCCAAGTGAACCTCGATACACAGGCCCACCAGCAACTGAACTTGACTGGCCTACCTACCAAGATCTAGCGCCATCTTCATCCCTCATGTTGCAAGGTATCAGGGCATCGAGTTTAGCGATGCCACCGTTTGGACACGACATGTCCATTGGTGGGGTGTCCAAGGTCGAAAACTACGGTGATGGTTGGGCCTGGCCTCAACAACCCACTACCCATCAACCGACGTACAACAGCATGTTCGATCCCTCCATCTACGCAAACACAAACTTTACACCTCATCTGCAGCCGCCATCGCGCGTGCAGCCCCGTCACCATCCGATCGCAACCTCTCACGTTCTCTCCACCGGAACTTCGACACCTCCACCACCGAGGCACCAAGTGACTGGGAGCATGGTCAAAGCGCAACCCGCCTTCAAACCCACATGGCAAGGCTTTCTCGACACCACCAAAGATGCCATGACCGTTGTCGAGGCAGCGCTGCAGGGGCGTCTCAACCACATCAGCCGTCGACCTCACGACAAAGAAAGAGCGGAGATGCTTACTTCCGGAACGGTCTTGGTTTACGAAGAGAATGCATCTGGCATCAAGCGTTGGACTGACGCTGTGCACTGGTCACCCAGCCGAGTCATGAACAACTGTTTGATCTACCGACAACTAGTACGAGCTCTAAAGCCGGAAGAGAAGAAGACTGCTCTAAACCCTTCTTGCGGTTCAAAGCGCAAGCGCAAGGAGAGCGCTGGGCCTTCCATCACCAAGACGGGAGACAACGTCAACAACTCGGACGATGAGTACGACAACCCCTCGCTCGAGGGATCCCTCCCAGGCGAAGGCGATTCCGTTGGCAAGGTCTACGCCAACTTTGCACAAAGTCTTAGCCCCGATCAGCAGCGGCGCTTCTGTGGATCACTGATCGACAGTTATGAGTTCAAGGAAGGGGGCCTGATGAAGAAGACGATTTCAGTCAAGTATCAGGGCACCCACCACCATGTCATCTCCTACTACAGCCTGGAAGATGTCGTAAGCGGTAAACTTCAGCGTCCGTTCCAGGATCCAAGGCTTGAGCACATACAACCGAGACCGGAACTTCTTACTGGTTGGAAAGTCAGTCTAGAGGACGAAGAAACAAAGGACATGCCACTCGTTGCGGGCTACTCTCAGCACATTCAGCCTAGCCACGTGCAGCACCATGCTATCACGGCGGTGACGCAAGCAGTCGGTCCACATGGAATCATCCAGGCCCATGGTCCGCCCCACCTACAGGTACCGGAGTACTGGCACGGCGGACACGTTCAGCATTATGCACAGAGCCATCATAGCCCTCAGCATTACGCATCGCCTCAATCAGGTGCATCCCAAACCGCTCCGGCGCATCCATATCAATACCCTGCCCACCCTACGCCGACACATCAATACGTCCAGCCTTCCTCGCCTCAACCTTACCCATCACCTCAATCGTCAAATCAGTCCTACCCTGCGCCAGTAACCGCTTCTCAGCAGTATGCACCACACGCGCAACCTAGCCGCCACTACTCGATCGATCAGCAACACACAGCCCTGAGACCTCACTACCCCCCTCAGGTAGCAGCGCCTCCTTACGCAGCGTCTCAGCATTCTCAGCCTACTCCACCACCTGCTGTGTCTCAGTACACAGTTCCGACGGCCCCGAGCTTCGACGTCCAGGTTTCTGTTCCACAGGGCGCGACCTCTCCCCAGCAACCTCCCCCGGGGCTGGCCCAGCAGCATGATCCTCAAAGGAGGGCATCGGCCCCTGTGGCCCTGCAGTCATACACTCAACCGCAGTACCACCCTGCTCCGCCTCACCCAGCGGCGTACTATGTCGAAGATGCCAAATACCCACCCCATACACAGCACGGCTATTAG
- a CDS encoding Nuclear cap-binding protein subunit 1, whose amino-acid sequence MFFRSATQMHASAPATINESMAGKVENIHQGPLRDWLDLDMDFELVSAERRQQLEAPLPISREDTALRILQFDDVRMEVVADGKVDLCQDRQPYTTNRVEQARIGRDFQSFDVAPAPRLIKAHRRRRSQHRGYSSLYRQPDYYTPGYASHFDGDAHRSRRNHYSPSRRRDASLETLKNRSEATAVAAMADSDVKEEREHDRRGTDSYRGGGGGGGGGNKRRRDDDDGNAYRDDRRGPQRRRRDDPPRRRYEEPPFPKLRRLLLNIASSTKLPQDEAIEIATYFGEHFDDERLRSDVFDVFVQLIIEQPFKIPFVAAVAFYGNDVKPEITTEAMKRVGDRAQEALNAGEWKDFKLLLRFFACLQSLYQDDGIFTFLGQLFDQVVDLQSANENDVVGIELVKIILLTIPYALVAGGSRFHDQAQQLLKNTGIVADNALPIESVIHSYVGEDGAKPMAYHSVIGLLQAQLTTQSESGFPLACLPRFDPEAVRKAAKEEDAETLPAAPTTHAFPMFNIPSPVNPGPRPVFPEAYFSLFADQEANTVPRTTDIASSLIRDAIVDTINQLDFNREMVAKFLVDVDCYWTIDVFAKRGTPLDKFKEQAEDKLQYKSEDMIIDSIFSQLFKLPSAEHKLVYYHSLITQCCKVAPAAIAPSLGRAIRTIYKSLPVLDLELGYRFLDWFSHHLSNFEFRWRWTEWLEDLELSNLHPKKAFILAALDKEIRLSFAKRVRSTLPEPMHALIPERLDEDNSPDFKYDNQQTPYAAEGQALLHQLRKKAPAEEVQATINKIHEQAIEHGITEVLVPSTDAFVTAICRLGAKSLSHVLSCIERGKERLLEISQNEVARRQIVASVVEYWKDQPGVAVRIIDILLNYTILAPMTVVQWVFGSHMGAGEALTESWVLEMVSNTVAKVTNRNRQIASARIQKGLPTEQIEMVDATLAKDRDNARELFKYIEDSMRGVSEGSADTLMEKKASGALSEEEAQLIQAWGKRWHQTFLRKAQVEESVVGEEAVEARIKLLAAEPDVEAADGEATNGEAQMSLA is encoded by the exons ATGTTCTTCAGAAGCGCTACTCAGATGCATGCTTCGGCACCGGCAACAATAAATGAATCGATGGCCGGAAAGGTAGAGAACATTCATCAAGGCCCTCTCCGCGACTGGCTCGACCTTGATATGGACTTTGAGCTCGTGTCTGCTGAACGTCGACAGCAGCTTGAGGCACCATTACCCATCTCGAGAGAAGATACAGCTCTTCGAATCTTGCAATTCGATGATGTTCGGATGGAGGTAGTTGCTGATGGGAAGGTTGACCTTTGCCAAGATCGTCAGCCTTACACGACTAACCGTGTCGAGCAAGCGCGCATTGGTCGCGACTTCCAAAGCTTCGACGTAGCTCCTGCTCCGCGACTGATCAAGGCGCATCGACGTCGACGCTCACAACATCGTGGATACAGCTCTCTTTATCGACAACCCGACTACTATACGCCCGGGTACGCAAGCCACTTCGACGGCGACGCCCATCGTTCACGACGCAACCATTACAGCCCTTCTCGACGCAGGGACGCTTCACTAGAGACACTCAAGAACAGGTCTGAAGCTACTGCTGTTGCAGCAATGGCGGACTCTGATGTAAAAGAAGAGCGCGAACATGACAGGCGCGGTACAGACAGCTATCGAGGaggtggtggaggaggaggaggaggaaacAAGCGCCGCCGTGACG ACGACGATGGCAACGCCTACCGCGACGATCGCCGTGGTCCTCAGCGACGCCGAAGGGACGACCCTCCCCGTCGCCGCTATGAAGAGCCGCCCTTCCCTAAGCTGCGACGCCTGCTATTGAACATCGCCAGTTCCACCAAATTGCCGCAGGATGAAGCCATTGAGATTGCGACATACTTCGGCGAGCACTTTGACGACGAGCGCCTGCGCTCCGACGTCTTCGATGTATTTGTCCAGCT TATCATCGAGCAACCTTTCAAAATCCCCTTTGTCGCCGCGGTCGCCTTCTACGGAAACGATGTGAAGCCAGAGATTACAACCGAAGCCATGAAACGTGTCGGAGATCGCGCACAGGAAGCGCTCAATGCTGGCGAGTGGAAGGACTTCAAGCTGCTGCTGAGGTTCTTTGCGTGCTTGCAATCGCTGTACCAAGATGACGGCATCTTCACCTTCTTGGGCCAGCTATTTGACCAAGTTGTCGATCTCCAGAGTGCAAACGAGAATGACGTTGTGGGCATCGAACTCGTCAAGATCATCCTTCTCACCATCCCATACGCTTTGGTTGCCGGTGGTAGCCGTTTCCACGACCAAGCACAGCAGTTGCTGAAGAACACTGGTATCGTGGCTGACAACGCGCTACCTATCGAAAGTGTCATACATTCGTATGTGGGCGAGGACGGGGCGAAGCCAATGGCCTATCACAGCGTCATTGGCCTCTTACAAGCACAGCTTACCACCCAGTCAGAGTCTGGGTTCCCACTTGCTTGTCTCCCACGTTTTGACCCTGAGGCGGTGCGCAAGGCCGCCAAAGAAGAAGATGCCGAGACGCTACCCGCCGCTCCGACGACACACGCTTTTCCCATGTTCAATATCCCCTCGCCTGTAAACCCTGGTCCCCGGCCCGTCTTCCCAGAAGCGTACTTTTCTTTGTTCGCAGACCAGGAAGCTAATACGGTCCCAAGAACAACCGACATTGCTTCCTCGCTCATCCGTGACGCAATTGTGGATACGATCAACCAGCTTGACTTCAATCGCGAAATGGTTGCCAAGTTCCTTGTCGATGTCGATTGCTATTGGACTATCGACGTGTTCGCCAAGCGGGGAACACCTCTCGACAAGTTCAAGGAGCAAGCAGAGGATAAGCTCCAGTACAAGTCGGAAGATATGATCATTGACTCCATCTTCTCGCAACTGTTCAAGCTGCCGTCTGCGGAACACAAGCTTGTGTACTATCACTCTTTGATCACACAGTGCTGCAAGGTCGCACCTGCTGCCATCGCACCCTCTCTTGGACGTGCCATCCGTACAATCTACAAGAGCCTGCCAGTCTTGGACCTCGAGTTGGGATACCGATTCTTGGATTGGTTCTCGCATCACCTCAGTAACTTCGAGTTCCGATGGAGATGGACAGAGTG GCTCGAAGACCTCGAACTGTCGAATCTGCACCCAAAGAAAGCGTTCATTCTTGCTGCGCTCGACAAGGAGATCCGGCTGTCCTTTGCGAAGCGTGTCAGGTCGACGCTGCCCGAGCCCATGCACGCGCTGATTCCCGAGCGTCTTGACGAGGACAACAGCCCAGACTTCAAGTACGACAACCAGCAAACTCCCTACGCAGCAGAGGGACAGGCTCTGCTGCATCAACTCAGGAAGAAAGCACCAGCCGAGGAAGTGCAGGCGACCATCAACAAGATTCACGAGCAGGCCATCGAACACGGCATCACCGAAGTGCTTGTCCCATCGACTGATGCGTTTGTCACGGCCATTTGCCGACTGGGAGCCAAGTCGTTGTCTCACGTTCTTTCGTGTATCGAGCGAGGCAAGGAGCGGTTGCTGGAGATATCGCAAAACGAGGTCGCGCGCCGCCAGATTGTCGCCAGTGTGGTCGAGTACTGGAAGGATCAGCCTGGTGTGGCCGTCAGGATCATCGACATCCTCCTCAACTATACCATCCTTGCCCCGATGACGGTGGTTCAGTGGGTGTTTGGCAGCCACATGGGCGCCGGCGAGGCTCTGACGGAGAGCTGGGTGCTGGAGATGGTGTCCAACACAGTGGCCAAGGTCACGAACCGCAACCGCCAAATTGCGTCTGCACGCATCCAGAAGGGGCTGCCGACGGAGCAGATTGAGATGGTGGACGCCACGTTGGCCAAAGACCGTGACAACGCGCGCGAGCTCTTCAAGTACATTGAGGATTCGATGCGCGGGGTGTCAGAGGGCTCTGCCGACACGTTGATGGAGAAGAAGGCCAGCGGTGCGCTCTCCGAAGAGGAGGCACAGCTCATCCAGGCGTGGGGCAAGCGCTGGCACCAGACGTTCCTCCGCAAGGCGCAGGTGGAGGAGTCTGTTGTTGGCGAGGAAGCCGTCGAGGCCAGGATCAAGCTGCTGGCTGCGGAGCCGGACGTGGAGGCTGCAGACGGCGAGGCCACCAACGGTGAAGCGCAGATGTCTCTTGCTTGA